The Oryza brachyantha chromosome 7, ObraRS2, whole genome shotgun sequence genomic interval GATTGCACCAAAGTACACAAGTACCAGGGCTGCAGTAGCACGTAAAAAGAGTTTCCCATTAAATATATCCTTTCAATGAAacatttaaactaaatataagAGGCGCCAAACTAACATGTTGAtcatcaaagaaaaatgtagGGAATTCAGTTTATTAACAAAAGAACTGTGAATGCGAACTAGGGCTAGAAGCCGAGAATCACTGGTAGTTCTACTTGATGTTCTCATGATGTTAGGTAAATAAACTGGCAAGTAACATATTCCAATTACATCACTTCTGAGAAAGATAAGATGCCAGAAGATAATGGTATAACAGAAAGGAAATCACAAATTTGAAGCTATCTACAAGTGTGGAATAGTAGAGTACCTTTGAGAAATCCTCATCTGGAACTTTAAGTTTTTTCTGTATCCGTTCTTTAATAGAAGATAGGGTCTCATCCTCACGAATAACCATAAAGAAAGGTTCTCCAAAGTTCTGAACTTGCTGTAGAAATCAGGATAAATATCAGCATaagtttaagaaaatatagaaatatggCGTTAGATGCAGAACTGCCAAAATTGGCCAAAAAGATTTTGTTCACGTCAGTGCCATTATTTATGATGGGTAGCAGGTGAAATACATCCACATCCAAAAGCTGAACATCAATATACCATGTTATAAATCATACAACATCTTTTTGAATAGATTCATTTAAGGATCTCAAAATGTAAAATACAAGCACAATGTGACACAAAAACAGAAAGTATGATACCACAAAAGAAGCACTACAGGAGTCTAATGCTTCTacttacaaatatttttttaagtaggcTTTGGCTTTCTATAGATACAGGAATATAGGATTCCTTTAACCATATTGATGGTGAAAgatagttaaaatataacaaactaAAGATGAGAAACATGCTGTTAATAAGCAAAATATAAccacaatgaaaaataaagttaggatatatatgtagatttgGCAGAGCTCCATTACCGTTTGATTTTGAGTGTCTTTGGTGAAATGATACACATGGATCAAGCGGTCGAAAGGACCAAgatttttctcttcctctggAACCTAGAACGCAGAGAAAATTTAATGTCATCCTTTAATCACTGGGTAGTTGGGGGAGTAAACCTCTCAAACAAACAGAGATTGATCTAAATAAAACGGTAATATACCTCCTCTGCACGTAGCGTCCAGTACTGATCATTGATGTTTTCTATCTTTTCATTCGGTGCAAAAATCTGAAGGAAATACAAGTTAAGACGGCAGTGTGAAACCAACCACAACTAAGAGGACATAAAAACTGGTATTTGTGTCACCTTATATATCTTGTGATAGAAAACCTCAAGTAATCTAAGTTCAGCATTGGGATGAGACAGCTCAACCTGGTTCAGTAACAACAGAAGGCATACATAGGATATAAGTTAACTTCgtaaaacaataaaatggAACAACTGGAGAATGTGGAATACAGACCATAAATAAAGGGTACAAATTTATACCtttgattttatatcatttagcaCATCACCGACAGTGCTGTTCTTTGGCAACCTAATACTGTGAACTGACACCTGGAGAAAACATGTTTCAAATTATAAAGCAAAAACAACCTATTAcaagtttttcttaaaaaaaaaacttatccaGAAAATAACCTCGTCTTTTGTGGCATGATGATACGTGACTTTTAGTGTCTTCAGAGCTTGTAATTCTGGGAGTGGTATATCCAATACTTCATAGTAAAGGATATCAGACGTCTGGTAAAACAAATGTCAAGATATGTCACATTTCAGTTCTTCACTTTAGTGATTAAATGACCAATGATCACATAGACGATGAGTCAGAGTAAGAACCTGGTTATAGTGAATCAGCATATCCAATAGGCGCTCAACGCCTCTGTATTTAATAGGTTGAGGTTTAGGTTGTTGAGAATAACAGTTATGAGATGTAAGCCGAATTTTAGATGGATCATCAACACCAAGTTTTTGAGCCACTTTTTCCACTACTTCATCATACGTGAAAGCCTTCGACCTatacagaaatataaaaagaaaaaaacatcagTGATGAAAATACTAAGATTCACTAATAGCAAGTCCAGATACTTACATCTCTAAACAAAAATCATCTTCCTTGGGCTTCTCCAATGAACGAAAGTGGACCATCTGAACAATCACAGAGATCAATGAGAAATATTGAACTATTAAATCAACCCCTTGTAATTAAACATGGACTGACAGGTAAAATAATTCCTCAGTGCAACATTGCAGCAAGTTGAgaacatgtaaaaaataaacagcatAAGAGGATTGGTGAATAGGCCACCTTGTAGTACCTGTCGGTTACGTATATACACCAGGAAGGATGGGACGTCAGGGTATCTATATTGGTCAGCAGTATCTGGCTTTGGAGATTTTTGAAAAcaaacgatgtcaccatcttCAAGCTGTACactcaaaaatatttctggTAAAGACAATATCACAGAAACAAGAATGTTATTGgttcaaacaaaaaagtctGGTCCATACCTGGCAAGCTCGGAATAGAAGCCTATTATCAATATATTCACACATGACATTAGGCTCAAACTTGATTTCCTAATAttggtgaaagaaaaaaaaaagaagtcacATGCTGATCCAAAACGATACGCATATCATATAGACATAAGTTTTTtctacacatttttttaacaagcAACCTCATAAAGTTCAATTTCTTCATCTTGTGGAAAACCAGCCATTTTCCTTAGTTTTGGCAGAATGTCCTGAGGTTTTCCTGAAGCTTTCACAAAAAGCCTACCAACATACCTGAAGAACTCATTCAGCATATAGGTAAGAACCTCATGACAATCAATGATGGTCCAGTTTGATTTTGGAAGTATGAGAGGTACCTCAGTTGTTCCTTTTCAGGATCATAGAGTTTGAAGAAAAGCAATATATCGTCTCTGGTCTTGTCAGGCAGAGGAAAAGGTTTAAGGTCCTACATCAGACCagtaaaaattgaaaacagGCTCTACCAATTTGGAAGTAGATAAACATACTGGCAGTTGCACAAAAGAAATTGAAGCTGCAGAAAAGCAGGGGGGAAAAGACTATTACCAGTCCAAGTTCAACCTCCAAGAACAATTTTAGTTCCGCATTGTGGGCCTTATTTGCTGCTTCTTTTAACTGTCCAACCTACACAAGATGATTGACCTTACTGTCTGTCTGTTTACCCTTACATAAAATTAGACCACTAAGTATATGCTGAATAGAGGTCAAGTACTAGCTTGATAGAAATCCCAAAATAGACCAGGTTTGACTAACAAGGACTGCAATATAATTATCAGCAtcaaatccaaataaaaaaattattatttgttacAAGGAATGGTGAACCTTGATATCAACGAAACCAAATTACGTAGcagttgcaaaagaaaaatgcttgGCGTTAGTTATGTGgatgaaataataaagaataaaaaccATCATTGACAAATGTCTAAGTTTAATAAATGCATTGACGAGTGCGAGTTCTATGAAATGTCATTGTACAAACAACTGTCTGAGAAATgtcatcgccgttagggttcccTCCATTTTTGCCATTAAATGCATTATTCATACCATAGCACTTAACCGAGTAATGCTAACAGAACCCTAACGgagatgatatttcttagacaaatttgtttgtacgaTAACATTTTGTAGAATTCACACTTGTCGATGGTATTCTTAGAGTTAAGcgtttgtcaatggcatttgttagattttctcaataaattaaatgtgcAAGTTAGCTggaccaaaaaaatcacaatgtTTATATTCTTTGTCTGCATCAGTTGTGGGATGTTTCAATCGAAGTTCAACGGGCAGGCAGACACTAACAATATCATGCTTAAGAATTCCCAATCTTAGGAGATCCAAGAGAAGCACCACTACAAATACAAACAGAACCGTGAAAAGAACATAATATATCAACAAAGCAACTCAAAATTTCAATTGTCCAACTCTATCTGAACTTGGATAAATGAAAGAAAATGCTGAAGTGTATTGTCTGTATCCTGCTAAGTCAATTCTTCACCAGATCACAGCACAATACATATACACAAATAAGCACTAGAAATCAAGAACATCAGCTATTACTGACTGACTGAGCATCATTTGTTCAATACAATATGTAATGAATTCATCTTACCGTGTGTGTTTCTTCTTGAGGAGTCAATGGCCGGTTAGGCCGGTAGGTGTGGTTTTGTCGTTTGGCCCACAGCCAAAACCTTTGAAACTGGATAGGAATACCGAACTCTTTTGCTACCTCCTCCTGTAAAGCACTTCATATATGAGTAATCATTATGTCAACTGCAAGTAGTACAATGACAATGGCTAAAATCTAGTTGTACACATGTGCATCAGTATGATAAACCCATGCATGGAACACATGCTCAGAATGTACAAAGTAATCATCAAACTGATTACTCTTAAATAGGGTGAAAAGAAGGCATGCAAACAAGTTACTtagtggcaaaaaaaaaatgtggaatGTTAAGCTTGTGCGCACTTCTTACAATTTGTAAAACACAAAAAGCAGTTgatcaactcaaaataaataaaaggtgATTTTTACAAAACAACATACCACACTAATAGGCACACCTGGGTCCttgaactatatatttttgtacgTGCACAACTAACAATATGTAGCAAtatctaaaacaaaaatatggcAAGACCCATCATCACAACAAACAATAGTCCAACCATGGGATTACCTTGAATTGAGTAAAAGGCATCTGCTTCTGGATGCGGAAACTTGGGACTTTATCATGGTCAACAAGATCAAAATATATGTCCTTTCCTATCTGAGTGGTCAAGTCATCCTCCCTTGCAACCTGTATAGTACCAAAAAGTGTAAGATAGCTAAATGGAAAATGTACAAAGCTTCTGGAAATAAGGGAAAAAACAATCAACTCGACATGCCCATCATGTTGAGTAAATACCTTAATGATAGTATATAGGTGAGCCTCAGCTTTCTCCTTCTTTCGACGCTCCTTTTCCTCACGGTCcttttctaatctaatctgAAAAGCCAGACAGAAGAATTAGACTAAACTAAAATGGACTCGATAACTAGGAACCTTGGGCAGCAACTCACTCGAAGGTGCTCTGCTATATCCTTTTCATCCacattacaaattattttgtcCTTGTCACTTTCACGAATGTACACAAGCATGTATGCGTTTGAATATTTAGTGAACTTGAAAGGGGTGTTGTTTAGACCAGGATTAGTCTGAGGTAGCTGCAAAAGTAAATTGATCAGCCATACAGCAACATAAATAAGCACTCAAGACTTCAAAATGGCAACGAACCTCCTCCTCACCACCATATTGCTCTTCCAATGCCCTCTTTGCATCTTCTTTTGTTACACGCTCATCGTCAAACTTAAACCTGGAATTTTTTGTTCAGCaaataataaacataataGCACCTACTAGTCATCCAAAAGCATACAAGTATCAAGTATGTAACAAAAAAGTGGCAGCCATGCTTCATGCTTACAAAGAAAGGATTTGTTCCTACTAGCTCTGTTTTTTAACATAtgatgttgttgacttttgggTGTggcatttgaccattcatcctacttaaaaaagataatgtaaGCATCATTTATTCTGTTATgacttgttttatcattaGATGTACTTTAAAGAGCActtgtatttttgtatttttgcacaattttttaataagaagaATGTTCGAGTGTCGTGTCCAAAAGTCAGCATCATCAGATATTTAAAAACGGATTGAGTACTTGCTAGTCTGGATTCAGTCAGTTTAAGGTCTAAATTAACATTTACTGCAAACTGaaaagttatgaaaaaaaatattgctgaCTAACATAAATacctgaaaaaacaaaagcaacCAATATCCTCGGAGGGTTACTCCAAATCATGAGAATGTTTGATTATCCAGTTGTGTAATCAcagaaaattctaaaatagtttAGTAACTGGTTATTGGTTAATACTACTTGGTAACAAAGTATGCAAACCAAGCATATGAAGATATTCCTAAgattttgttactttttacATAAGCATGgacaaatgatataaaaataatcaaaaaaaacataccacTGATCAGAAAGAGTGGGCCGTATGAAAGCATAGTAATGCCCACCATGAACACCCCCACTATGGACAAGAACACTGCAAGAGATCAACTGTTACGACCAACActgacataaaaatataatagaactACATCTTATTAAATTCCAATCACCATGCACAACTTGTATTCATATTTAGTTGATAGTAATTTATCGTATGAGACATTAGGAACTCAATTCTTGTGCACATAAGACAGGCTATCAACACCAAGTAGCATAAATTAGTGAAGTCCAGGACAAGTAAAATGTTGAAGCCAGAAGCTATCATAGTTGACAGTTCGGCCATGAATATGAACACCTGGCACCTAACTATCGGTACTGGAAACCTTAAAGCATGAAGCCAAATAAAGTTACACAAGAAAttataatcaatatataacTGACCAACCTGTGAAGAGTGTAAAGATTCCGCACATTCCTGTCTGCATCTGGAGATAGATACTTTCCATCATCTCTATCAAGATCCAACTGAATCGGGAACTCATAGCGATCATTTATCTGCAGTTCATAATGGATCATAAACACTCTTAGCAGGCAAGTAaagtagaaaacaaaatgataagCATTAAAAGAATGCAACAAACCACTTCTTTTATGGCCAAACTGCTAATTCAATTCACTGAAAATACAATAGTGGATGAGGGGAACTTCTGAGTGGATAGCACCGATACAAACCTTTACCATTGTGTCGCGCATAAAATCATATTCAAAACGTTTTAGCTGAAGTTGCAGAACAGGAGGGAAGTCAATGAAAAGAACACCTTTCTTTGCATCctggaacaaaaaaaattctgaataAAAGCCCATAATTTACaatgtttttctttgtatTCAGATATATACATGATTAGCCCATCTAATCAATATTGGGAATATTGTGCATTTCAAATCTTCCATGCTGTGTTTGAGAAAACAATCATGAGTTTAATGCTTGTGCTATTAAGTTGAGCACCTGAGTTACAAGGAAACCATGTTAATTTTATGGAGGTCCTATTTTTGCTATTACATAGATAAATGTGAATACAAGTCATGTTAGCGGCTTTTTCAGTTGTCCTGCGAGAATCTAGATTCTAGACATACATATGCTGATACTATTGTGCTATAAAATGATGTCTGGCTGTCTGCATGCATATACAAGAAAATGGAGAGAATGGTGATAGCTCCAACAGTAAAATGGATTGAGCTGCCACAACCACAAGCCCCAAAAATCTAACCTGCAGTCCATACTGTTCTGCGTGGTATTTGTTATCTCCTTCCAAGCGCTCCACCTCTACATACTTATCAAATGAAGCATAAACATCCTGACAACCTTTGACATCAAGCTGCAGATCTGCATTGGAGTACACATCAGTTAGGTCAAACAAGGACATATGTTTGGACTTTATGACCATGCGACAATAACACAATCACTTGCCATAGAAGGACTCTTTTCTAGTCGATTTCATATCCACATTGATACATTCAATGTAATTCATGTGATGCCCTTCAAATAATTGCTGTATTGTGCCCTCCACAACAGTTCCCTTGAATCAACATTTTACAAGCACAATTCAGTCAGAGTTACACCATTCGAAAAACAACACCTAATACATAAAAGGAAAGACCTTACAGATGTCAAACCTTCATCTTATCTTCCAACTTCTCAGAAAGAACTCTATTTAGTTCTTGCACATCATGCTGCATAAATGAATCATGCATGTCCCACCCAAAAGATTTTGTGAGTTCCTTTGTAGAGACACTGCTGTCATTATACTGCAACTTATAAAAGAGACTTTGCAGAGCTAATGGAATGCTTCCTGACGGCATGTCGTTCTCAGTTGTGGGCATATGATAAACAGCCTGGCAAGCAATATCTACCTTTAGCATAATTCAAATACAATATGTAGAATAATCAGTAAAACTATAGTCTGTACCTTTCTGAAATACGGAATGTGATAGAGAGTCTGAAGGAGAGAATTCATGTAGCATGTAGCACCTTGATTCTTCAGACCAACATAACCAGTTTCCTTCTTGGAGTCATAGCTCCAATAATCAACCACCTTACATACAGCAACTTCAGCCTCCACTATACAAGTATCATTTACAAGATAGCCTCTACTGGGATTGTAGAGTTCACCCAAAGGCATAAAAGAAGTGAAACCCCAATCACTTTCTCGAGCAGAGAACTGATGCTGTGTTTCTGAaagaattttagattaaaatacCAGACACATTTTTCATAACCCAatggatagaaaaaaaaaagaaaggcatAAATGAAGAATGCACCTTTTCTCATTGTAAACTTG includes:
- the LOC102719132 gene encoding ubiquitin C-terminal hydrolase 12-like isoform X1; its protein translation is MTTSPPPPPPAEQQQQQEEEEVLVPRQELPNGTQPMEVVPSEPAATVENQQIEDPPISRFTWTIENLSRVSTKKLYSEIFVVGGYKWRILIFPRGNNVEFLSMYLDVADSAVLPYGWTRYAQFSLSVVNQIHNKFTMRKETQHQFSARESDWGFTSFMPLGELYNPSRGYLVNDTCIVEAEVAVCKVVDYWSYDSKKETGYVGLKNQGATCYMNSLLQTLYHIPYFRKAVYHMPTTENDMPSGSIPLALQSLFYKLQYNDSSVSTKELTKSFGWDMHDSFMQHDVQELNRVLSEKLEDKMKGTVVEGTIQQLFEGHHMNYIECINVDMKSTRKESFYDLQLDVKGCQDVYASFDKYVEVERLEGDNKYHAEQYGLQDAKKGVLFIDFPPVLQLQLKRFEYDFMRDTMVKINDRYEFPIQLDLDRDDGKYLSPDADRNVRNLYTLHSVLVHSGGVHGGHYYAFIRPTLSDQWFKFDDERVTKEDAKRALEEQYGGEEELPQTNPGLNNTPFKFTKYSNAYMLVYIRESDKDKIICNVDEKDIAEHLRIRLEKDREEKERRKKEKAEAHLYTIIKVAREDDLTTQIGKDIYFDLVDHDKVPSFRIQKQMPFTQFKEEVAKEFGIPIQFQRFWLWAKRQNHTYRPNRPLTPQEETHTVGQLKEAANKAHNAELKLFLEVELGLDLKPFPLPDKTRDDILLFFKLYDPEKEQLRYVGRLFVKASGKPQDILPKLRKMAGFPQDEEIELYEEIKFEPNVMCEYIDNRLLFRACQLEDGDIVCFQKSPKPDTADQYRYPDVPSFLVYIRNRQMVHFRSLEKPKEDDFCLEMSKAFTYDEVVEKVAQKLGVDDPSKIRLTSHNCYSQQPKPQPIKYRGVERLLDMLIHYNQTSDILYYEVLDIPLPELQALKTLKVTYHHATKDEVSVHSIRLPKNSTVGDVLNDIKSKVELSHPNAELRLLEVFYHKIYKIFAPNEKIENINDQYWTLRAEEVPEEEKNLGPFDRLIHVYHFTKDTQNQTQVQNFGEPFFMVIREDETLSSIKERIQKKLKVPDEDFSKWKFAYISLGRPDYFEDSDTVASRFQRNMYGAWEQYLGLEHPDTAPRKTHNVNQNRHSFERPVKIYN
- the LOC102719132 gene encoding ubiquitin C-terminal hydrolase 12-like isoform X2; protein product: MTTSPPPPPPAEQQQQEEEEVLVPRQELPNGTQPMEVVPSEPAATVENQQIEDPPISRFTWTIENLSRVSTKKLYSEIFVVGGYKWRILIFPRGNNVEFLSMYLDVADSAVLPYGWTRYAQFSLSVVNQIHNKFTMRKETQHQFSARESDWGFTSFMPLGELYNPSRGYLVNDTCIVEAEVAVCKVVDYWSYDSKKETGYVGLKNQGATCYMNSLLQTLYHIPYFRKAVYHMPTTENDMPSGSIPLALQSLFYKLQYNDSSVSTKELTKSFGWDMHDSFMQHDVQELNRVLSEKLEDKMKGTVVEGTIQQLFEGHHMNYIECINVDMKSTRKESFYDLQLDVKGCQDVYASFDKYVEVERLEGDNKYHAEQYGLQDAKKGVLFIDFPPVLQLQLKRFEYDFMRDTMVKINDRYEFPIQLDLDRDDGKYLSPDADRNVRNLYTLHSVLVHSGGVHGGHYYAFIRPTLSDQWFKFDDERVTKEDAKRALEEQYGGEEELPQTNPGLNNTPFKFTKYSNAYMLVYIRESDKDKIICNVDEKDIAEHLRIRLEKDREEKERRKKEKAEAHLYTIIKVAREDDLTTQIGKDIYFDLVDHDKVPSFRIQKQMPFTQFKEEVAKEFGIPIQFQRFWLWAKRQNHTYRPNRPLTPQEETHTVGQLKEAANKAHNAELKLFLEVELGLDLKPFPLPDKTRDDILLFFKLYDPEKEQLRYVGRLFVKASGKPQDILPKLRKMAGFPQDEEIELYEEIKFEPNVMCEYIDNRLLFRACQLEDGDIVCFQKSPKPDTADQYRYPDVPSFLVYIRNRQMVHFRSLEKPKEDDFCLEMSKAFTYDEVVEKVAQKLGVDDPSKIRLTSHNCYSQQPKPQPIKYRGVERLLDMLIHYNQTSDILYYEVLDIPLPELQALKTLKVTYHHATKDEVSVHSIRLPKNSTVGDVLNDIKSKVELSHPNAELRLLEVFYHKIYKIFAPNEKIENINDQYWTLRAEEVPEEEKNLGPFDRLIHVYHFTKDTQNQTQVQNFGEPFFMVIREDETLSSIKERIQKKLKVPDEDFSKWKFAYISLGRPDYFEDSDTVASRFQRNMYGAWEQYLGLEHPDTAPRKTHNVNQNRHSFERPVKIYN